The Amycolatopsis methanolica 239 nucleotide sequence TGAAGTCGCACCGCACCGGCACGCCCCGGCCGCCCGCCGCGTCCACCAGCTCGGCCGTCTCCTCGATCGTCTCCGACCGCTGCATCGGCGACGACGACCCGCGGGTCGTACGCCCGGTGACGTACACCGTCGCGCCGCCGCGACCGAGCTCCACCGCGATCGCGCGACCGCACCCCCTGGTCGCACCCGTCACCAGCACCGTCTTCGCCGTCATGCGGGCACGATAACGCCCGACCCCGACAAAACCGGGCCCCAAAGCTCAGGGGCGATTCAGGGTCATCACCGATCCCGTGCGCACGCGAATCGCGGGAGGCTACTACCGCAGTCGGGTGGGAAGTTCGAACCACAGGATGACGCGCACGCGTGCCCCGATCGGTCAACATGAGAGCCGCACGGGGAACAACAGGCTTTTGACCAGCACAGGGGAGCAACCATGATAGAGGCACGGGGCCTCACCAAACACTACGGAAAAACGCTCGCCGTCAACGATCTGTCCTTCGACGTCGCCCCCGGCGAGGTGACCGGTTTCCTCGGTCCGAACGGTGCCGGGAAATCGACCACCATGCGGATGATCCTGGGCCTGGACAATCCGACGAGCGGCCAGGTGACCATCGGCGGAAAGCGTTACACGGAACTGAAGAATCCACTTCGGACCGTTGGTGCACTGCTCGACGCCAAGTGGGTGCACCCGAACCGCTCGGCGCGGGCGCACCTGGCCTGGATGGCGAAGTCCAACCACATCCCGGCGCGCCGCGTCGACGAGGTGCTCGACATCGTCGGCCTGACCAGCGTCGCGGGCAAGCGCGCCGGCGGGTTCTCGCTGGGCATGTCGCAGCGGCTGGGGATCGCAGCGGCCCTGCTCGGCGACCCGGAGGTGCTGCTGTTCGACGAGCCGGTCAACGGCCTCGACCCGGAGGGCATCCTCTGGATCCGCAAGTTCATGCACCGCCTCGCCGACGAGGGCCGCACCGTCTTCGTCTCCAGCCACCTGCTGTCGGAGATGGCGCTGACCGCCTCCAACCTCGTGGTCATCGGCAAGGGCAAGCTGATCTCGCAGAGCACCACGAAGGAGTTCGTGGCCAGGGCCAGCGAGAACACCGTCAAGGTGCGCAGCCCGCAGCTGGCCAAGCTGCGCTCGCTGCTGCCCGCCGACAGCGCCACCGACACCGACGACGGCATCCTCGTATCCGGTTTGGACAGCGAGAAGATCGGCGAGCTGGCCGCGAGCAACGGCATCGTGCTGCACGAGCTGAGCCCGCAGACGGGTTCGCTGGAGCAGGCTTTCATGCAGATCACGGGCGATTCCGTCGAGTACCACACCGGTCTGGAGACCGAGGCCCGGCACGCTCTCGAGCCGGCGAATTAAGACCGTCCCGGACCTGGCTTGCGTGGCGGTGCGGGTAGCGGAACCCGCGGCGGTGCAAGCGCACGGCCCACCAAGCGGCTGCGCCGCTCGAAACACGCTTTTAGGGGAACATCATGACTTTGCTTGCCGTGGAACGGATGAAACTGTTCACCACCCGCTCGCCGTGGTGGTGCGCACTGGTGGCGCTGGCCACCACGATCGGGTTCTCCGCCCTGGTCGTCGGCAACGCGGACGATGGGGGCGAGTTCACCGCCACCGTCGCCTCGACCCAGTTCGGCTACAGCTTCGGCATGGCCGTGATCATGGTGCTGGCCGC carries:
- a CDS encoding ABC transporter ATP-binding protein, encoding MIEARGLTKHYGKTLAVNDLSFDVAPGEVTGFLGPNGAGKSTTMRMILGLDNPTSGQVTIGGKRYTELKNPLRTVGALLDAKWVHPNRSARAHLAWMAKSNHIPARRVDEVLDIVGLTSVAGKRAGGFSLGMSQRLGIAAALLGDPEVLLFDEPVNGLDPEGILWIRKFMHRLADEGRTVFVSSHLLSEMALTASNLVVIGKGKLISQSTTKEFVARASENTVKVRSPQLAKLRSLLPADSATDTDDGILVSGLDSEKIGELAASNGIVLHELSPQTGSLEQAFMQITGDSVEYHTGLETEARHALEPAN